One window of Medicago truncatula cultivar Jemalong A17 chromosome 2, MtrunA17r5.0-ANR, whole genome shotgun sequence genomic DNA carries:
- the LOC11441168 gene encoding putative disease resistance RPP13-like protein 1: MELETPGGAIASSFFEALIDKLSSAETMDENLHSRLITALFSINVVADDAEKKQIDNFHVKEWLLGVKDGVLDAQDLVEEIHIQVSKSKQEVAESQTSSTRTNQLLEMMTKQLSLIGAQGEVATRSGEVALVTASDQIHQLHHLDEEDSWTLFAKHAFHGFDDSYAVSWTKKTTLHEKVGKKVADKCKGLPLALIAIGNLLRRNSSLQHWEKISESDAWDLAEGNRIVPALMVSYQSLPTHLKKCFEYCALFPKGYLYEKDQLCLLWMAENLIQRPRQHMTSMKEVAESYFNDLILRSFFQPSTKYRNYFVMHDLHHDLSKSIFGEFCFTWEGRKSKNMTSITRHFSFLCDEIGSPKGLETLFDAKKLRTFLPLSMTCFEYQWLLCFNSNKLLLSELFSKCKRLRVLSLCGCMDMIELPDNIGNLKHLHHLDLSRTKISKLPDTLCSLHYLQTLKVRDCQFLEELPMNLHKLVNLCYLDFSGTKVTVMPKEMGKLKNLEVLSSFYVGKGNDSSMMDLSVYVYFVT, from the exons ATGGAACTCGAAACTCCTGGTGGCGCTATtgcatcttctttctttgagGCATTGATTGACAAATTGTCTTCTGCTGAAACTATGGACGAGAATCTACATAGTAGGTTGATAACGGCTTTGTTTTCCAtcaatgttgttgctgatgatGCTGAGAAAAAGCAGATCGATAACTTTCATGTGAAAGAATGGCTTCTTGGGGTTAAAGATGGTGTTCTTGATGCTCAGGATCTCGTGGAAGAAATTCACATTCAAGTTTCCAAGTCCAAACAGGAAGTAGCTGAATCTCAGACAAGCTCTACTAGAACCAACCAGCTATTGG AAATGATGACCAAACAACTCTCTCTAATTGGGGCACAAGGAGAAGTCGCTACACGCAGTGGAGAAGTCGCGTTGGTCACGGCATCAgatcaaattcatcaattacatcaTCTGGATGAAGAAGACTCTTGGACATTGTTTGCGAAACATGCATTTCATGGCTTTGATGATTCTTATGCTGTCTCCTGGACAAAGAAGACTACCCTCCATGAGAAGGTTGGTAAGAAGGTGGCTGACAAATGCAAAGGATTACCTCTGGCCTTGATAGCCATCGGAAATCTCTTGCGCAGAAACTCATCATTGCAGCATTGGGAGAAGATATCGGAAAGCGATGCATGGGATTTAGCAGAAGGGAACAGAATTGTCCCTGCATTAATGGTAAGCTATCAAAGCCTTCCCACTCACCTAAAGAAATGCTTTGAGTACTGTGCCTTGTTTCCAAAAGGTTATCTTTATGAGAAAGATCAGCTATGTCTATTGTGGATGGCTGAAAATTTGATTCAACGCCCTCGACAACATATGACGAGTATGAAGGAAGTTGCTGAATCTTACTTCAATGATTTGATTTTGAGATCATTTTTCCAGCCATCAACAAAGTATAGAAATTATTTTGTCATGCACGACCTACATCATGACTTGTCAAAGTCTATATTTGGGGAATTTTGTTTCACATGGGAAGGCAGAAAATCAAAGAACATGACAAGCATAACTcgtcatttttcatttttatgtgaTGAAATAGGATCTCCGAAAGGACTGGAGACCTTGTTCGATGCGAAAAAGTTACGCACATTCCTACCGTTGTCTATGACTTGTTTTGAATATCAATGGTTATTGTGCTTTAACTCTAACAAATTACTGCTTTCAGAGCTCTTCTCCAAGTGCAAGAGGCTGCGTGTCTTATCTTTGTGTGGGTGTATGGATATGATTGAGTTACCGGATAACATAGGCAATCTTAAACATCTCCATCACCTCGACCTTTCTCGTACTAAAATAAGTAAACTTCCGGATACATTGTGCTCACTTCATTACTTGCAAACATTGAAGGTCAGGGACTGTCAATTTCTTGAAGAGCTGCCTATGAATTTGCACAAACTCGTGAACTTGTGTTATCTCGATTTTAGTGGAACAAAGGTAACAGTAATGCCAAAGGAAATGGGAAAGCTGAAAAATCTTGAAGTACTGAGTTCTTTTTATGTAGGCAAGGGAAACGATTCTAGTATGATGGACTTATCtgtatatgtttattttgttacataa